DNA from Flavobacteriales bacterium:
CAGGCTGGACGCGGAGCATCCCTTCGCCCGCGTGCAGACGGACGGGGACTTCGAATCCTACGGAGGGCCGGCCTTCCTGGAGATCGACCACCAGGGCGATGCGACCATCACCGTTGGCCTCCTCTACTTCGCCGGCGGCCAGCAGCGCTATGAGCCTTACATCTACCTGCCCCCCACCCAGCGCGCGGATGGCACCCTGGCCTGGAACAAGGTGTACGTGGACCTGAGCGGATTCTTCAACAGCAACGTCAGCGAGCGGGACCTCTTCATCTCCGCCCAGCTGCCCACGGGGCGGTCGTCGGCCCAGGTCTATTTCGACAACATCAAGCTCCTGCGCATCGAGCCATGACCTCGCGACGGGCACTGGTGGCCAAGTACGTGATCGCCGATGTGATCGGATCAGCGGTGGCCTGGTCCCTGTTCTACCTGTACCGCAAGGCGGAGCTCGACCCGATGAAGCTGGGCTATGCGCCGCCCCTGGAGCTGGACGCCAACTTCTACAAGGGGCTCGTGCTGGTTCCCCTGTTCTGGTTCGGGCTCTACACGGCGATCGGCGGCTACCGCGATGTGTTCCGCCGGTTCCGCACCAAGGAGCTGGGCCAGACCCTGCTGGTGACGACGCTGGGGGTGCTGGTCATCTTCTTCGTGCTGCTGCTCGATGACCAGGTCCCGAGCACGCGCTATCACTACCAGTCCTTCATCGCGCTCTTCCTGCTGCACTTCGGCATCACCTTCCCGGCGCGCTTCCTCATCACCAGTGCCACGGTGCGCAAGGTGCACAGCCGGCGCATCGGCTTCAACACGGTGCTCGTCGGCGGCAACGAGCGGGCGCTCGCCGTGTACCAGGAGATCGAGGCCATGCCCAAATCGCCGGGGAACCGTTTCGTGGGATTCGTGAACGTGAATGGCGGGGACCAGCAATTGGCGGGCATCCTTCCCCGGCTCGGCAAATGGCACCAGCTGCGGCAGGTGATCCAGGAGCACGGCGTGGAGGAGGCCATCATCGCGGTGGATTCCGGCGAGCACGAGCACATGAGCCGCATCATGAACGAGCTGGAGGGCACCGGCGTGCGGATCAAGGTGATTCCGGATATGTACGATATCCTCTCCGGATCGGTGAAGATGTCGAGCATCTTCGGCACCCCGCTCATCGAGGTGAACCCGGAGATCATGCCGGCGTGGCAGTTCACCCTGAAGCGCGTGGTGGACATCGCGGTGAGCGCCGTGGCGCTGCTGCTCCTGGCCCCAGCGCTGCTGGTGCTGGCGGTATTGGTGAAGTGGAGCTCCTCCGGGCCGGTGTTCTTCCGGCAGGAGCGGATCGGCAAGCACGGCCGGCCGTTCCGCATCATCAAGTTCCGCAGCATGTATTGCGATGCGGAGCGGAACGGCCCGCAGCTCAGCAGCGCCACCGATCCGCGCATCACGCCGATCGGCCGCTGGATGCGCCGCACGCGGATGGATGAGCTGCCGCAGTTCTGGAACGTGCTCAAGGGCGAGATGAGCCTGGTGGGCCCGCGACCGGAGCGACAGCACTTCATCAACGCCATCCTGGAGGTGGCGCCGCACTACCGCCACCTGCACAAGGTGCGGCCCGGCATCACCAGCTGGGGGCAGGTGAAATTCGGCTACGCGGAGAACGTGGAGCAGATGGTGCGCCGCTTGAAGTACGACATCCTCTACATCGAGAACATGAGCCTGGCCGTGGACCTGAAGATCCTGGCCTATACCGTGCTCATCATCCTGAAGGGCGACGGGAAATGACCGTTGGCGCGGCGGGGCTACATTCGCCGTCCATCCATCCCTGAACATGAAGATCTCCGTCATCGGTGCCGGCCAGATGGGCAATGGCATCGCCCATGTCTTCGCCCAGAGCGGGCACGCCGTCACCCTCATCGACATCGCACAGGCCAGCCTGGACAAGGCCATGGCCACCATCGGAAAGAACATGGACCGCCAGGTGGCCAAGGGCGCCCTGACCGAGGAGCAGAAGGCCGCCGCGCTCGCCGCGATCGCCACCACCACCGACCTGGCCGCCGGAGTGAAGGATGCCGAGCTCGTGGTGGAGGCCGCCACCGAGCAAGTCGAGCTGAAGCTCCGCATCTTCCGCGACATCGACGCCCACGCTCCGGCATCGGCGATCCTCGCCACCAACACCAGCAGCATCAGCATCACCCGCATCGCCGCCGCCACCAGGCGACCGGGCCAGGTGATCGGCATGCACTTCATGAATCCCGTGCCGGTGATGAAGCTCGTGGAGGTGATCCGCGGCTACGACACCACCGACGCCGTGACCCAGGCCGTGGTGGACCTGAGCACCGCCATCGGCAAGGTGCCGGTGACGGTGAACGACTATGCGGGATTCGTGGCCAACCGCATCCTGATGCCCATGATCAACGAGGCCATCCAAACCCTGTGGCAGGGCGTGGGCGGCGTGGCCGAGATCGACAGCATCATGAAGCTGGGGATGGCCCACCCCATGGGGCCGCTGCAGCTCGCCGACTTCATCGGCCTGGACACCTGCCTCGCCATCCTCCGCGTGCTGCACGAGGGACTCGGAGACCCCAAGTACGCCCCCTGCCCGCTCCTGGTGCAGATGGTGACCGCCGGCAAGCTCGGGGTGAAGAACGGCGAGGGCTTCTACCGGTACACCGCTGGCAGCAAGGAATCGGTGGTGGCGCCGGCGTTCACGCGCTGAGGCGACCCGGCTTGCGCGATGACGCATCTCCGCACGGCCTCCATCGCTGACATCGCAGCCATCCGCTCCATCGCGCATGCCGCATGGCCGGCGGCATATGCCGCGATCCTCAGCCCCGCGCAGCTTGCCTACATGCTCGATCTCATGTACAGCGAGGCCGCCCTGGAGGAGCAGATGACGGCGAAGGGCCATCGCTTCCTGATGGCTGAGCGGGACGGCCACGCCGTCGGCTTCGCGGCATTCGAGCATGGCCATGGCGCGGTGCGGAGCACCCGCCTGCACAAGCTCTATGCACTGCCGATCGTCAAGGGCACGGGCGTGGGCAGCGCGCTGCTGGCCGGCGTGGAGGCAGCTGCCCTCTCAGCCGGCGATGCACAGGTGGAGCTGAACGTGAACCGATTCAACCCGACCAAGGCGTGGTATGCACGCAAGGGCTTCGCCGTTGTGCGCGACGAGGTCATCGAAATCGGCGAGGGCTTCGTGATGGACGACCATGTGATGGTGCGGGCGCTGCGCTGAGCCGTGGCGCGGCGGCGCGTATGTTCGCCGCGCAACCCCTGCCTCAGCCGGCCGTCAGTCCACCGATGCCCCGTCGCACGCCGCTCCTCCTGACCTTGTTGGTGGCCCTCGCCTTCGCGGTGCGCTTCCATGCCATCGACCGGTTCGCCACGGGATACGACGAGCTGTTCTCCGCGCTGGAGGCCAATGGCCTGTTCCCGGCGCTGATCGGGCCTGGGACGGCCTTCACCGGAGCGGACCTCAGCGCCCATGACAGCTGGCGGGGCGCGGCCCGGGCCTGCGTGGCCACCGATGGCGGCAACGGCATCCTCTACATCCTTGCCCTCCACGCCTGGACCGAAACCTTCGGGAACAGCAACCTCGCCATACGGCTGTTCTCGCTGTGCTGCGGACTGGTGGTGGTGCTCCTCACCCACCGGCTGGCCCTGGAGCTGAACGGCGATGGGACCGCCGCGCTGCTTGCCGCAGGCCTGGCCGCCATGGCGCCGCTGCTGGTCGATTACTCGCAGGAGGCGCGCGGCTATATGCTGGGGACGGCGCTCACCCTGGAGGCCACGCGCCTCTACCTCCGCATCTCCCGCAGCGCGGATGCATCCGTCTCCGCCCTTGCGCGCTACGGCCTCGTCGCCGGCATGGCGCTGCTGGTGCACTACTACGCCGCTTACATCCTGGTGGCGCATGCCGCACATGCCGTGCTCCGGCACGCGCCCCGGCGATGGCTGGGCTGGGGCGCGGTGGCCGTTCCCATAGCCGCAGCCTGCATGGGCGCCTGGATGCTGCTCGGCGGCTGGGAAGGCCTGGGCAACATGGCCCGTCACCAGGCGAGCTATGCGGCGCTGCTCGTGGCCAATCCGGAATACGATACCTATTACCGCGCAGCCACCCCGCTGCACCTGGCGCAGGAGCTCTTCGTCCAGTTCCTCTGGCTGAGCGGCAACAGCCTGCTCAACCTGGGTCCTTCGCTGCGGGTGGTGGCGCTGCTCCTGGCCGTTCCGGCAGGGCTGCTGGCAGGGCTGCGCTGGGCCGCAGCGAAGCAGGGCGATGGCGCGCTGCTCCTCGCCCTGCTCGCGATCGCCGGTCCGGCCTACACGCTCCTGCTCTCAGCCCTGTCCGGACACACTTTCGGGATGCGGTACTACTACGTGATGTTCTCCGCGCCGGCTGCGGTGATGCTGCTTGCGCGCGGGGCGCTCGGTTGGCTGCGCGCTGCCCGCGCCCCGCAGCGCCTCATGGGCGGTACGCTGCTCGCCTGCCTGGTGGCGGTGATGGCCCTTTCCATTTCCACCTTCTACCGCTACGGGTATCGCGGCAACAACCAGCCCGAACAGGTGGCCCCCCTGGCCCTGGCGGTGGATGCGCTGGCCGCCGCTGCGCCCCATGCGCGAATCGGCCTTGTGCATGCGACGGACCGTGATGCCATCGCCTTCAACCTGCACCTGGGCCCTGATGCTGCCGGGGTGCCCCAGGTCATCGATGGCCTCTCCCCGCAACGGCATGCGGTGATCGCCACCCTTGGCGGTGAGCCGCGCGTGGTGCTCCGCCTGCGCTGAGCCCCTCCGGTCGGCGCGGCTGGCTACATTCGCCGCTCTCCCCCCGCGCCACCTGCGAAGACCATCATGCCCCAGACCGTCATCATCACCGGAGCCGCGGGATTCGTGGGCTCGAACCTCACCCAGCGCCTGCTCCAGGAGGGGCACCGTGTCATCGGCGTGGACAACATGAGCTATGGGAGCCCGGCCAACCTGGCGGCGGTGAAGGGGCATGCCGGCTTCCGGTTCGTGGAAGGCGATGTTTGCGACCCGGCGGTGCTCGCCGCCCTCGAGGGCGACACCATCGTTCACCTCGCTAGCCAGAAGATACCACGGTACACCAACAGCTACCGCACGATCGAGGAGAACCACCGGATGAGCTCGCTGGTCATCCAGCGCGCGCTCGACCTCGGTGCGCGATTGGTGTTCGCCTCCACGAGCGATGTGTACGGGAAGAATCCCCGCATCCCCTTCAGCGAAGAGAGCGACCTGGTGCTCGGCCCCACCAAGGTGAAGCGCTGGGCCTATGCGGCGAGCAAGATCCACAGCGAGCACAAGATCATCGCCACGGGCGAGGAGAAGGGCCTGCGCTACGCCATCCTCCGGCTCTTCGGCTCCTATGGCCCCAACCAGAACCTCACCTGGTGGGGCGGTCCGCAATCGGTGTTCATCGGGAAGGCCTTCCGCA
Protein-coding regions in this window:
- a CDS encoding sugar transferase, encoding MTSRRALVAKYVIADVIGSAVAWSLFYLYRKAELDPMKLGYAPPLELDANFYKGLVLVPLFWFGLYTAIGGYRDVFRRFRTKELGQTLLVTTLGVLVIFFVLLLDDQVPSTRYHYQSFIALFLLHFGITFPARFLITSATVRKVHSRRIGFNTVLVGGNERALAVYQEIEAMPKSPGNRFVGFVNVNGGDQQLAGILPRLGKWHQLRQVIQEHGVEEAIIAVDSGEHEHMSRIMNELEGTGVRIKVIPDMYDILSGSVKMSSIFGTPLIEVNPEIMPAWQFTLKRVVDIAVSAVALLLLAPALLVLAVLVKWSSSGPVFFRQERIGKHGRPFRIIKFRSMYCDAERNGPQLSSATDPRITPIGRWMRRTRMDELPQFWNVLKGEMSLVGPRPERQHFINAILEVAPHYRHLHKVRPGITSWGQVKFGYAENVEQMVRRLKYDILYIENMSLAVDLKILAYTVLIILKGDGK
- a CDS encoding 3-hydroxybutyryl-CoA dehydrogenase, whose amino-acid sequence is MKISVIGAGQMGNGIAHVFAQSGHAVTLIDIAQASLDKAMATIGKNMDRQVAKGALTEEQKAAALAAIATTTDLAAGVKDAELVVEAATEQVELKLRIFRDIDAHAPASAILATNTSSISITRIAAATRRPGQVIGMHFMNPVPVMKLVEVIRGYDTTDAVTQAVVDLSTAIGKVPVTVNDYAGFVANRILMPMINEAIQTLWQGVGGVAEIDSIMKLGMAHPMGPLQLADFIGLDTCLAILRVLHEGLGDPKYAPCPLLVQMVTAGKLGVKNGEGFYRYTAGSKESVVAPAFTR
- a CDS encoding GNAT family N-acetyltransferase, producing the protein MTHLRTASIADIAAIRSIAHAAWPAAYAAILSPAQLAYMLDLMYSEAALEEQMTAKGHRFLMAERDGHAVGFAAFEHGHGAVRSTRLHKLYALPIVKGTGVGSALLAGVEAAALSAGDAQVELNVNRFNPTKAWYARKGFAVVRDEVIEIGEGFVMDDHVMVRALR
- a CDS encoding NAD-dependent epimerase/dehydratase family protein, with product MPQTVIITGAAGFVGSNLTQRLLQEGHRVIGVDNMSYGSPANLAAVKGHAGFRFVEGDVCDPAVLAALEGDTIVHLASQKIPRYTNSYRTIEENHRMSSLVIQRALDLGARLVFASTSDVYGKNPRIPFSEESDLVLGPTKVKRWAYAASKIHSEHKIIATGEEKGLRYAILRLFGSYGPNQNLTWWGGPQSVFIGKAFRNEAIELHGDGQQTRTFTYVDDTVQGFMLAITKPEAEGEVFNVASDPSTETTIEGLARLIWRLIRPTDLEPKLTFIPYASFGGGYEDVLRRVPDIGKISRMLGFAPRYGLEEGMRLTIDWQRGRTA
- a CDS encoding glycosyltransferase family 39 protein, giving the protein MPRRTPLLLTLLVALAFAVRFHAIDRFATGYDELFSALEANGLFPALIGPGTAFTGADLSAHDSWRGAARACVATDGGNGILYILALHAWTETFGNSNLAIRLFSLCCGLVVVLLTHRLALELNGDGTAALLAAGLAAMAPLLVDYSQEARGYMLGTALTLEATRLYLRISRSADASVSALARYGLVAGMALLVHYYAAYILVAHAAHAVLRHAPRRWLGWGAVAVPIAAACMGAWMLLGGWEGLGNMARHQASYAALLVANPEYDTYYRAATPLHLAQELFVQFLWLSGNSLLNLGPSLRVVALLLAVPAGLLAGLRWAAAKQGDGALLLALLAIAGPAYTLLLSALSGHTFGMRYYYVMFSAPAAVMLLARGALGWLRAARAPQRLMGGTLLACLVAVMALSISTFYRYGYRGNNQPEQVAPLALAVDALAAAAPHARIGLVHATDRDAIAFNLHLGPDAAGVPQVIDGLSPQRHAVIATLGGEPRVVLRLR